GCGAGGGCAGAGAACAGATTTCGTATGGGGAACATTATTTAACAGGTAAATTTACacttaaaatgttggttactctactttaattgaaaaatgcttaaatgtttaaaatcagagcagacagtgttttctcttgttaattcaaccttAAGTGTAGGTTGCACGTTATTCAcataagatgtgaatgcattggcaATTAAATGTTGTTTACTTATTGCtttgtatccataattcatttataaataattaTCTTACAAGAAAAAACAGGAATACAGGAAAATTCACCTGCAGTGTCTGGTATCCACTATGTATTTCACAGTCACAATGCTTGATGTattttgctaaaaagttactgtattgatttcaactcactgaatcgtTTCAGATTGTATCGTTCTAAAAAAATACTGTCATTCCTGAATTGTATCGGCAACCAGAAATATCGAATCGAATCGTTGTTAAAACGAATCAGTACACCCTTACTTGGCAAGTAATTGTTCATAAGTCATTACTCATGTGTCTAATAAATATAAAACTTTGAGGATGTACTGTATACATTACGGCCGAGtcatataaaaatgggacccattacctccctgcttgacactcagcatcaagggttggaattgggtgttaaatcaccaaaaatgattcccgggcaaatcgcccgctgctgctcactgctcccttcccctccaggtggtgatcaagggtgataggtcaaatgcagagaataatttcaccacaccgagtgtgtgtgagacaatcatgggactttaactttaatacaagATAGCATACTTCAAAAATCATTTTGACCACAACCCATAGGGGGCGCCTTACAtcgtttacatcaggggtcaccaacctttttgaaaccaagagctacttcttgagtacggattaatgcgaagggctaccagtttgatacacgcttaaataaattgccaggaatagccaatttgctcaatttacctttaatgaataaatctatatatatattttaaaaaaaatttatttctctctgtcattccgtcgtacatttttttttctttttactgaagtttttttgtagagaataaatgatgaaaaaaaacacacttaattgaacggtttaaaagaggagaaaacccgaaaaaaattaaaatttaattttgaaatttaattttgaattttaaagagtctaaattgaagataaactatggtttatcttcaatttagactctttaaaattcaaaattcacctgaaagaaatgaagagaaaaactaactaatttgaaactttttgaaaaaatttaaaaaataatttatggaacatcattagtatttttttctgatcaagattaatttttgaattttgatgacatgttttaaaatccaatctgcactttgttggaatatataacaaattggaccaagctatatttctaacaaagacaaatcattatttcttctagattttccagaacaaaaattttaaaataaatttaaaagactttgaaataggatttaaatttgaatttacagattttctagatttgccacaatattattttttttattttaatcataagtttgaagaaatatttcacaaatattctttgtcgaaaaaacagaagctaaaataaagaattaaattaaaatgtatttattattccttacaataaaaaaaaatcaatttacttgaacgttgatataaattgtcaggaaagaaaaggaaggaatttaaaaggtaaaaaggtctctgtgtttaaaaatcataaaatcatttttaaggttgtatttttttctctaaaattgtctttctgaaagttataagaagcaaagtaaaaaaataaatgaatttatttaaagaagtgaagaccaagtctttaaaatattttcttggattttcaaattccaattttagttttgtctctcttagaattaaaaatgtcgagcaaagcgagaccagcttgctagtaaataaataaaaaaaaaaaaaaatagaggcagcttactggtaagtgctgctatttgaggtatttttagaaaaggccagcgggctactcatctggtccttacgggcaacctagTGCccacgggcactgcgttggtgacccctggtttacattatGTGTCTTACTTTTTTTTAGAAGTGAAAGTCCCATACAAGTTATTGTATGGTCCACATTCTTTTCACCTGTTTGAGCTCTTGGGCTTCAGCCTGGCTGACGGTCGGCTGGACTACTTGCACGTGCAGCTGGGACAGCTCTCCTGCGGCAACCTCCATCGGAATATCCGTGTCCTGGCACCTGTGTGACAGACCTGTGGTTGGAGATGGTGAAAGTGAGAGAAAGCATGTGTTGTCCTGTTAAGAGAAACAGGCAATGCTTTGTGTCCTTGATGGCATGGCAGTGCTATACTGCCACTAAGTGGTCACATTTACAATGAGTCTTCTTACCATCACAGGAAATGGAGCCCTCAGGGACACACGAAGGTGAAGCAGGAGAAACCTTAAAGGCAGCGTATTCAGTGGTGAACTCCACCTTCTTCTTGTACTGCATCTCCAGCACAGACAGCGCCTCCGGCATCTTTGCAGACAAGAGTCGGTAGCAAACATCCGGCTTCCCGATAAACCTCTGCCTGACCGTGATCTCGTACGGGCTGTGCACTTGGATTTCGTCTATTTCGTTTCGTTGGAAGCAGTGCAGCAGCTGGCAGCTGGTGTTCCTCACCTCCAGCGAGGACACCAGCACCAGGAGACAGCCAGGCTTCAAGTCACAATCTCTGCCTTTGGACACGACAGCCGGGATGCTTGCGATCACCTTACTCCTGTCGGGGCCCCTGTAGGCTGCGGCGGCCGCAACTGCGGCATCCTCGGCCTTGGCTTCCTGCTGAATCTTCCATGGAAGTTTCCCAAAAGGCCACCAGGAAGGAGACTCCAGGTGTGACAGGAGCCTGCAAGACACACACTCTCCATTAAATAAATAGTAAGAGCTTTTCTCTTACAAAGAGCACTTcatcgtagggctgggcgatatattgatatatatgatatatgcggggttgtctctgtgcgatatagaaaattactatatcgtaatattcgagtatacgttctcacgcagtatCTTTTAGCTGCAGGCCTTCAGGCTCTTCtccctctttcctgtctctcctcacagacaagcaggcgcacattcttacatacgtcagaactgtcacgtcacacgtcacatacacgccatcgcccagcagagaggtagcggcgtggctaacgttagctgctaacgtagccgtacgagaaagaaggtgcggatctggtaacaaatgaaggaagacttaattcccaataaaaacagcatggggtccatcgtctggcggtggttcagcttcaagtgggaatatgtcgaacagacaaccgtaatttgtcgagtgtggggcaaaagcgttgctataaaaagtagcattactgctaatatttagcataatttgaaaagtcacttgctagagaatgaagagaatttaataaccgtagtaacataccacatagtgaaggacgaatattatttgatttcctattatgcagctcatttttattcgacacttaaaatttctctgacaatcttgcacttcatGTTTTGGAAataacttgaatgtttgtgccattgcttaataactttcataaatatacttttggtcaattgacttagttgtgatttccctctctgcatgaaagtttaaaagtagcatatatgaatgtagtatgaagaagaatgttttaatgtatacacataaaatcatcatactgctgtgattatatgcatcaagtgttcattcaaggccaaggcaaaatatcgtaatatatatcgtatattcatcctagcctctggtgagggcggtcgcattctccgttccctccttccctgcttgctctctttgtctttgtccttgtctgaactttttaaaagcctctttctttgcgctgtcctctaatccaaatttcaatatgaatatgatcagctggactcttgacgctattgacacagtcttttcgacaagaaaaagaggtttgggggagcctggctgccctgatggaaccatcgctgtgggttacgtgcgggactcctggaactcatggaggatcatgtgcctctcagctctttccatcgaggacgtcgaagacatctacctatttggagctgtgatcacggggcacttgctgattgggctgggcattgctctggtgtatcgacaaattcggaagacgatggcagccactcaaggagcccaacggctgttcaacgcaatggaaggattgggtcgggcagtgggaataagcggtagaaaagggatggatggatggatgagctgaAGAAagtttatatgccgatttcaaaaggccacggccccctgacaccccttgtaaactgtctatgcgacgtcaaggcttggttagcccagaatgttttaataatgaatgagagaaaaacagaaattttattttttggtccagccctcactgacttgggaccattgcaaaattatgtgcgtgccaaagtcaccagccttggcgtcactatagacagcgattttaaacttgacaaacaagtcaatggcgttttaaaatcgtgtttttataatcttcgtcttttagtaaaggtataaccgtttttatcttttaacctttttgaacaactcgtgcatgcttttatttcaagtcgcctggactactgcaatgcactttatgctggcatcagccaaaaagctctctcccggttgcagttagtccagaacgtggcagcacaacttttaacaggggccaggaaacggcagtatataaccccaattcttcagagtttgcactggctccctgttcattttagaattgattttaaaacattgctgtttgtttttaaatctttacatggactggcacctcagtatatctcggacctcatccaaatttacactcctgctcGCTCTGAGGTcacgagagccagttccagctcgtggtgcccgaGACCAGACtaaagaccaggggagacagggccttctctgtggtcggccctaaactatggaacactctgcccctccatgttcaaactgcttccacagtggaatgttttaagtctcgtcttaagacccacttttattctttggcttttaacattacgtgagttgtgtggtcctttgtcctctgtgttttttttcatacactttgatttctattttactgttttaattgcttttagcctttaacatttttttaatcttatattggttttatatttatttattttttgtttttattcagtcattggtggagtataatattgtttttaatattgtttttaacatggctttgcagcactttggaaatattattgttgtttaaatctgctatataaataaaatggattctcacaatacggaggtcctgcagtcctgggttcaatcccgggctcgggatctttctgtgtggagtttgcatgttctccccgtgaatgcgggggttccctccgggtactccggcttcctcccacttccaaagacatgcacctggggataggttgattgggaacactaaattgaccctagtttgtgaatgtgagtgtgaatgttgtctgtctatctgtgttggccttgcgatgaggtggcgacttgtccagggtgtaccccgccttccgcccgattgtagctgagataggcgccagcgaccccaaaaagggaataaccggtagaaaatggatggatggattggattggattgaagaaAGGGTCATACTTATCAGCCACTCCCAGGTCCGAGTCAATCTTCTCCAGGCCTTGCATCATGTGGTCAAACTGCTCTCCTTGGTGGCTCAGCACAATCCCAGTGTCCTCCAGTCGCCTCTGATCTCCAGCCACAAGCCTGATGAGGTCCCGGCCTTTGGAGGTCCGATTTTCGGCTTGCCCCTTGGCCTGTGAGCTGGGGGACAAGAGGCGTTCCCTCCAGAAATGCTCCAGTACGTTATAAACCACCACCCGATTGGGCTTCAAGGAACCGAACCAGTGCTTGGCGTTGCCTTCTTCCAAGACTGTCAGAGTGCTGAAGATGAAGCTGGACGACTCCATTTTGATCTCCATGATCCTGGAGATG
The DNA window shown above is from Nerophis ophidion isolate RoL-2023_Sa linkage group LG14, RoL_Noph_v1.0, whole genome shotgun sequence and carries:
- the snap47 gene encoding synaptosomal-associated protein 47 is translated as MSRGVFIHSWPGSYYINSDKRWENGTLSLSRTTLCFISSQTKENLASFSISRIMEIKMESSSFIFSTLTVLEEGNAKHWFGSLKPNRVVVYNVLEHFWRERLLSPSSQAKGQAENRTSKGRDLIRLVAGDQRRLEDTGIVLSHQGEQFDHMMQGLEKIDSDLGVADKLLSHLESPSWWPFGKLPWKIQQEAKAEDAAVAAAAAYRGPDRSKVIASIPAVVSKGRDCDLKPGCLLVLVSSLEVRNTSCQLLHCFQRNEIDEIQVHSPYEITVRQRFIGKPDVCYRLLSAKMPEALSVLEMQYKKKVEFTTEYAAFKVSPASPSCVPEGSISCDGLSHRCQDTDIPMEVAAGELSQLHVQVVQPTVSQAEAQELKQMLMQLKNLALEAETELERQDEALDVLTSSTDRATMHIEKHTCRMKRLL